Proteins from one Desulfonauticus submarinus genomic window:
- the mqnB gene encoding futalosine hydrolase, with product MSHKILFVFATLKEAESFLSKKIRVSQGELYRLNASNWILVTGISILNSILFLSLTIPKIKPSLVVNLGIAGTFSPSIYSLGSTVICKTEIWPELGIYMPAGVNRKLLKFPLWDTIDNKIDLNPTKILHKFQLNLSFPKVTSLTVSGVSGFEKQAQTLKKAFQADIENMEGFALAYACYILKVPFLEIRTISNVVGVKDKKFWDIAKALSSLAKLKEYFL from the coding sequence ATGTCTCATAAAATACTATTTGTTTTTGCAACATTAAAAGAAGCAGAATCTTTTTTAAGTAAGAAAATACGCGTATCTCAAGGAGAGTTATATCGACTTAATGCTTCTAATTGGATTTTAGTTACAGGAATTAGTATTTTAAATAGTATTCTTTTCCTTTCTCTAACTATCCCCAAAATAAAGCCCAGCTTAGTAGTAAATCTAGGAATTGCAGGGACATTTTCTCCTAGCATTTATAGTTTAGGTTCTACTGTAATTTGTAAAACAGAAATCTGGCCAGAACTTGGTATATATATGCCTGCTGGGGTAAACAGAAAACTACTTAAATTTCCTCTTTGGGACACAATTGACAATAAAATCGATTTAAACCCAACTAAAATTTTACATAAATTTCAATTGAACTTGTCCTTTCCTAAAGTTACTAGTCTAACCGTATCCGGAGTCAGCGGATTTGAAAAACAAGCTCAGACATTAAAAAAAGCTTTTCAAGCAGATATAGAAAATATGGAAGGGTTTGCCTTGGCTTATGCCTGCTATATTTTAAAAGTTCCATTTCTTGAAATTCGTACTATCTCTAATGTTGTTGGGGTAAAAGACAAAAAATTTTGGGATATAGCCAAAGCTTTGTCCTCATTAGCTAAATTAAAGGAATATTTCCTATGA
- a CDS encoding nucleotide sugar dehydrogenase produces MFNFEDLKKKKEKIAVVGLGYVGLPLAVHLSHHFDVIGFDIKPNRIKELEQGIDSTREVEEEKLKISQIYYTSDPKELQKAKLIIVAVPTPIDKYHRPDLNPILSASRTVGQQLSKGSIVVYESTVYPGLTEEKCIPQLESSSGLICGQDFWVGYSPERINPGDKEHTLETIVKVVAGQTPEVTDLLAKVYGTIVKAGIHKASSIKVAEAAKVIENTQRDLNIALMNELALIFDKMGIDTLEVLQAAGTKWNFLPFRPGLVGGHCIGVDPYYLTFKAEAIGYHPQVILAGRRINDSMGKFIAEKTVKLLVQQQCLLGQVKVGILGFTFKENVPDLRNTRVIDIVEELKDFCIHVLVHDPLASPEEAKQEYNLELCSIDKLKDLDAIILAVCHEEYKRLSAQDLLKFFKNPNKAIIIDIKGMFSPIDFKNTSIVYWRL; encoded by the coding sequence ATGTTCAACTTTGAGGATCTAAAAAAGAAAAAAGAAAAAATTGCAGTGGTGGGACTAGGATATGTAGGCCTACCTTTGGCTGTGCATCTTTCCCATCACTTTGATGTTATAGGATTTGATATAAAACCAAACCGTATTAAAGAGCTTGAACAAGGCATAGATTCTACAAGAGAAGTGGAAGAAGAAAAACTTAAGATTAGCCAAATATATTATACCTCTGACCCCAAAGAACTTCAAAAGGCTAAATTGATCATTGTTGCTGTGCCAACCCCTATAGATAAATATCACCGCCCAGACTTAAACCCTATTTTAAGCGCAAGTAGAACCGTGGGCCAACAGCTAAGTAAAGGAAGCATAGTTGTGTATGAATCCACTGTTTATCCTGGGCTTACAGAAGAAAAATGTATCCCTCAATTAGAAAGTTCTTCAGGACTTATATGTGGACAAGATTTTTGGGTAGGATACTCACCAGAAAGAATAAATCCTGGAGATAAAGAACACACTTTGGAGACAATTGTGAAAGTTGTTGCAGGACAAACACCTGAAGTAACTGATCTTTTGGCTAAAGTATATGGAACAATAGTAAAAGCTGGCATCCATAAAGCAAGTTCTATCAAAGTTGCAGAAGCTGCTAAAGTTATTGAAAATACCCAAAGAGATCTAAACATAGCTCTTATGAATGAACTTGCTCTTATCTTTGATAAAATGGGTATAGATACACTCGAAGTTCTACAAGCTGCAGGAACAAAATGGAACTTCTTACCATTCAGACCAGGATTAGTTGGTGGACATTGTATCGGAGTTGATCCCTATTATCTTACTTTTAAAGCAGAGGCCATAGGCTATCATCCTCAAGTAATTTTAGCAGGGCGTAGAATAAATGATTCTATGGGAAAATTTATAGCTGAAAAAACAGTTAAACTACTTGTCCAACAGCAATGTCTTTTGGGACAAGTAAAAGTAGGAATACTAGGCTTTACCTTTAAAGAAAATGTGCCTGATTTAAGAAATACACGTGTTATTGATATTGTGGAAGAATTAAAAGATTTTTGTATTCATGTTCTTGTCCATGATCCTTTAGCTTCACCTGAAGAGGCTAAGCAGGAATACAATTTAGAATTATGTTCTATAGATAAATTAAAAGATCTTGATGCAATAATTTTAGCTGTTTGTCATGAAGAATATAAAAGACTTTCCGCTCAAGATTTATTAAAATTTTTTAAAAACCCCAATAAGGCTATAATTATTGATATAAAAGGAATGTTTTCTCCTATAGACTTTAAAAATACATCTATAGTCTATTGGAGATTATAA
- a CDS encoding DUF2065 domain-containing protein: protein MHINWDFFFSALGLALVLEGIPYFLWAERMPSVLRLLASKSPASLRKMGLTSILFGLLLIYFCKT, encoded by the coding sequence ATGCATATCAATTGGGATTTCTTTTTTTCTGCTTTGGGATTGGCTTTGGTTTTAGAAGGCATTCCTTATTTTTTGTGGGCAGAGCGAATGCCTTCTGTTTTAAGATTATTGGCTTCTAAATCCCCTGCAAGTTTACGTAAAATGGGATTGACTTCTATTTTATTTGGCCTCCTTCTTATTTATTTTTGTAAAACTTAA
- the ubiE gene encoding bifunctional demethylmenaquinone methyltransferase/2-methoxy-6-polyprenyl-1,4-benzoquinol methylase UbiE: protein MNQNQNNSNKKQNVNKLFANIAPWYDFLNHTLSLGIDFYWRKCLINTLNLSSKQRVLDLACGTFDVALAIQKTYPLVSITAVDYTFAMLLAGQKKITKSAKIFPLQGDGRFLPFKNACFDAITIAFGIRNISPREKTYKEILRVLKPGGTFHILEFGSGRQKIWGGLYNFYLKKLLPWIGGLVSKNKSAYSYLADTICHFPQPHELAWEMTKSGFKKVKYFPLTSGIVYIHVGEKP from the coding sequence GTGAATCAAAATCAGAATAATTCTAATAAAAAACAAAACGTAAATAAACTTTTTGCCAATATTGCACCGTGGTATGATTTTCTAAACCACACTCTAAGCTTAGGAATAGATTTTTATTGGCGAAAATGCTTAATTAATACCTTAAATTTATCTTCAAAACAAAGAGTTCTTGATCTTGCATGTGGCACTTTTGATGTAGCCTTGGCTATACAAAAAACCTATCCTTTGGTGTCTATCACTGCAGTAGACTATACCTTTGCTATGCTTCTAGCAGGCCAAAAAAAGATTACTAAATCAGCTAAAATATTTCCTCTTCAGGGAGATGGTAGATTTCTCCCATTTAAAAATGCATGCTTTGATGCAATAACCATTGCTTTTGGAATAAGAAATATATCTCCTAGAGAAAAAACCTACAAAGAGATCCTTAGAGTACTAAAACCTGGAGGGACTTTTCATATCCTTGAATTTGGTAGTGGAAGACAAAAAATATGGGGCGGACTCTATAACTTCTATTTAAAAAAACTTCTACCCTGGATAGGAGGACTTGTTTCTAAAAATAAGAGTGCTTACTCATATTTAGCTGACACTATATGCCACTTTCCTCAACCCCATGAACTTGCTTGGGAGATGACAAAAAGTGGGTTTAAAAAAGTAAAATATTTTCCTCTAACTTCAGGAATTGTTTATATTCATGTAGGAGAAAAACCTTAA